One stretch of Nocardioides perillae DNA includes these proteins:
- a CDS encoding sulfite exporter TauE/SafE family protein produces MRKLLVLGFVGLLAQLVDGSLGMAYGVTSSTLLLAAGVAPAAASAAVHFSEIGTSLVSGASHAKFGNVDWRTVSILAVPGFVGAFAGATFLVSLDGDTAKPWVAGILLALGVYVVWRFLALGGRRPQFKGRPSAWFLAPMGVFGGALDAVGGGGWGPVGTTTLLSSGRLEPRKVVGSIDTSEFVVAVGGSLGFLVGLGSAGIEWGYALALLVGGVVAAPIAAYLVRILPARVLGVGAGGLIILTNSKTIAETLGATGAQVVALAAVLFVTWVSGIVWAVRQERAARAAAQTEELEAAYAAS; encoded by the coding sequence ATGCGCAAGCTCCTCGTCCTCGGCTTCGTCGGGCTCCTCGCCCAGCTCGTCGACGGCTCCCTCGGCATGGCGTACGGCGTGACGTCGTCGACCCTGCTCCTCGCGGCTGGCGTCGCCCCGGCTGCCGCCTCCGCCGCCGTCCACTTCTCCGAGATCGGCACCTCGCTGGTCTCCGGGGCCTCGCACGCCAAGTTCGGCAACGTCGACTGGCGCACCGTCTCGATCCTGGCCGTGCCCGGCTTCGTCGGCGCCTTCGCCGGGGCGACCTTCCTCGTCAGCCTCGACGGCGACACCGCCAAGCCCTGGGTCGCCGGCATCCTGCTGGCGCTCGGCGTCTACGTGGTGTGGCGCTTCCTCGCGCTGGGCGGTCGCCGCCCCCAGTTCAAGGGCCGCCCGTCGGCGTGGTTCCTCGCGCCCATGGGCGTCTTCGGCGGCGCGCTCGACGCGGTCGGTGGCGGCGGCTGGGGCCCCGTCGGCACGACCACCCTGCTCTCCTCGGGCCGGCTCGAGCCCCGCAAGGTCGTCGGTTCGATCGACACCTCGGAGTTCGTCGTCGCGGTCGGCGGCTCGCTCGGCTTCCTCGTCGGCCTCGGCTCGGCGGGCATCGAGTGGGGCTACGCCCTCGCCCTGCTGGTCGGCGGCGTGGTCGCCGCGCCGATCGCGGCCTACCTCGTGCGGATCCTGCCGGCCCGGGTGCTCGGCGTCGGCGCGGGCGGCCTGATCATCCTCACCAACTCGAAGACCATCGCGGAGACGCTCGGGGCCACCGGTGCGCAGGTCGTCGCCCTCGCCGCGGTCCTCTTCGTCACCTGGGTGAGCGGCATCGTGTGGGCGGTGCGCCAGGAGCGCGCCGCACGCGCGGCCGCGCAGACCGAGGAGCTCGAGGCCGCGTACGCCGCGAGCTGA
- a CDS encoding RrF2 family transcriptional regulator yields MRVSAKSDYALRALIEMAGVSDGSPVSAEALGRRQEIPHGFLQAILADMRRAGIVVSQRGQSGGWRLARPAGEVSVADVIRAVDGPLVSVYGLRPEAVSYQGSAEVLQHVWIAARRSLRDVFEQTSIQALADGELPAAVTSRTADEDAWQPH; encoded by the coding sequence ATGCGCGTCTCCGCGAAGTCCGACTACGCCCTGCGGGCGCTCATCGAGATGGCCGGGGTCTCCGACGGCTCGCCCGTCAGTGCTGAGGCGCTGGGGCGCCGCCAGGAGATCCCGCACGGGTTCCTGCAGGCCATCCTGGCCGACATGCGGCGCGCCGGCATCGTGGTGTCGCAGCGCGGCCAGTCCGGCGGGTGGCGCCTCGCGAGGCCGGCGGGCGAGGTGTCGGTGGCCGACGTCATCCGCGCCGTCGACGGCCCCCTCGTCTCGGTCTACGGGCTGCGGCCCGAGGCCGTGTCCTACCAGGGGTCGGCGGAGGTCCTGCAGCACGTCTGGATCGCGGCCCGACGGTCGCTGCGCGACGTCTTCGAGCAGACGAGCATCCAGGCGCTGGCCGACGGGGAGCTGCCGGCCGCCGTCACCTCGCGGACGGCAGACGAGGACGCCTGGCAGCCCCACTGA
- a CDS encoding DUF2461 domain-containing protein has translation MAGAAGPAAGEAPAFTGFPVAALDFYDDLEVDNSRTFWEAHVETWRSCVKAPMDALTAALAPEFGAAKVFRPYRDVRFAKDKTPYKTHQGAFVATGPATGWYVEVSARGVRTGGGFYDAGRQRLAAFREAAAHDEHGPRLQAVLDALRADGWEVGGDRLKTSPRGWSADHPRIDLLRHRSLTVGRHHGFEPVIHTPGLLEVVRADWRALRPLLDWLDELPPDELER, from the coding sequence ATGGCAGGAGCAGCAGGACCGGCAGCCGGTGAGGCGCCCGCGTTCACCGGCTTCCCGGTCGCGGCGCTCGACTTCTACGACGACCTCGAGGTCGACAACTCCCGCACCTTCTGGGAGGCCCACGTCGAGACGTGGCGCAGCTGCGTCAAGGCGCCGATGGACGCGCTCACCGCCGCCCTCGCGCCGGAGTTCGGCGCCGCCAAGGTCTTCCGCCCCTACCGCGACGTGCGCTTCGCGAAGGACAAGACGCCCTACAAGACCCACCAGGGCGCCTTCGTGGCCACCGGCCCGGCCACGGGGTGGTACGTCGAGGTGTCGGCGCGCGGGGTCCGCACCGGCGGCGGGTTCTACGACGCGGGCCGCCAGCGGCTGGCCGCCTTCCGCGAGGCGGCGGCGCACGACGAGCACGGCCCTCGCCTGCAGGCCGTGCTCGACGCGCTGCGCGCCGACGGGTGGGAGGTCGGCGGCGACCGGCTCAAGACCTCCCCGCGCGGCTGGTCGGCCGACCACCCCCGTATCGACCTGCTGCGCCACCGGTCGCTGACCGTCGGTCGCCACCACGGCTTCGAGCCGGTGATCCACACCCCCGGGCTGCTCGAGGTCGTGCGCGCCGACTGGCGTGCCCTGCGCCCGCTGCTCGACTGGCTCGACGAGCTGCCCCCTGACGAGCTCGAGCGCTGA